GACCGCGGGTTTGAAGGCGCGGCGCGCAACATCGCGTCGCAGCGGATCGAAGAGCCAGTCGCCCGCCTGGGTCACGCCGCCGACGATCACGACCCGGTCGGGGTTGAAGATGTTGAGCAGGTTGGCGAGCCCGGCGCCGAGATAGTGGGCGGTCTCGCGCACGACGTCTTTTGCGAACGAGTCGCCCTGTTGCGCCGCCTGATAGACGGTGGCCGCCGTGATTCGGCCGAGGTCACCGTCCACCAGTGCGGTGAGGGTGCTTTCGGCACCCGACTGCAACTGCTCCACCGCGCGCAGGGCGATTGCAGGCCCCGAGGCATAGGCTTCGAGGCAGCCGTAGTTGCCGCAGCCGCAGCGCCGACCGTCGAGGTCGATCGTCATGTGGCCGATTTCGCCAGCGCAGTCTGAGGCGCCGTGGTAGAGCATGCCATCGATGACGATGCCGCCACCGATTCCGGTGCCGATCGTCATTCCCATCACGTACTTCGCGCCACGCGCGGCACCGACCCAGCACTCGCCGAGGATGGCGCAGTTGGCGTCATTGTCGAGTGCGGCGGTCAGGTGCAGTCCCTCGGCGAGCCGTGCCCGCAGCGGCATGTTGACCCAGCCGAGATTGGGCGTGAGCAGCACCACGCCTTCGCGGCGATCGAGCGGGCCCGGTGCTCCGACGCCAATGCCCTGCACCCTTGCTCCAGGGATTTCGCGTTGCAGTGTCGCAAGGGTCTGTTCGCCCATCGCGATGAGATCGTGAACAACGGCGTCTGCACCTCGGCCGGGGTTCGTCGGCGCGGAGTGAGAGCCGAGCACGCATGAGCCATCGGCAGCGACGGCGCCGACCACGAGATTGGTGCCACCGATATCGATACCGAGAACGAAATCCAGAGGAGCCTCGCTCACGCGGAAGTCAGCAGGGGTTGCAGCGCTTCGAGCACGCGAAGCACGTCGAGCCGGGTCATGCAGTGATGATGCCCAAGTGGACAGACCTTGGGGCCGTGCGACGAACAGGGACGACAGTTCAGGTCGATCACCTCGAGCACCACGTCATCCGGGCCGCGTGGTGCGAAGCCGAAGGCCGGAATGGTCGGGCCGAAGA
This portion of the Gemmatimonadota bacterium genome encodes:
- a CDS encoding ROK family protein, whose product is MSEAPLDFVLGIDIGGTNLVVGAVAADGSCVLGSHSAPTNPGRGADAVVHDLIAMGEQTLATLQREIPGARVQGIGVGAPGPLDRREGVVLLTPNLGWVNMPLRARLAEGLHLTAALDNDANCAILGECWVGAARGAKYVMGMTIGTGIGGGIVIDGMLYHGASDCAGEIGHMTIDLDGRRCGCGNYGCLEAYASGPAIALRAVEQLQSGAESTLTALVDGDLGRITAATVYQAAQQGDSFAKDVVRETAHYLGAGLANLLNIFNPDRVVIVGGVTQAGDWLFDPLRRDVARRAFKPAVQACEIVPGELDGLAGVYGAAKAFLDQRTAGII